A stretch of Brassica rapa cultivar Chiifu-401-42 chromosome A08, CAAS_Brap_v3.01, whole genome shotgun sequence DNA encodes these proteins:
- the LOC103833662 gene encoding alkane hydroxylase MAH1: MAINIGLIEICTTFIFFLVLLGFLHHKKTPKYLPTNWPVLGMLPGLLVHINRIYDAITELLEASNMTFCFKGPWLSGTDILITVDPANIRYILSSNFDNYPKGMEFKQIFEVLGDSIFNVDSELWEDMRNSSHAIFSHQDFQRFWVNTSVSKLNQGLVPILENAVEKNIIVDLQDLFHRFLFDTSSILITGYDPGCLSIEMPKVNFSDAVDGVADGLFYRHAKPVLFWKLQYWIGVGVEKSMRRGIAVFDEMLQKIISAKREEIKIHGIRDSEGEAMDVLTYYMTIDTTKYKHLKPSNDKFIRDTILGVLIAAKDTTSSALSWFFWLLSKNPEAMIKIRQEINNKMPKFNPADLDKLVYLDGAVCETLRLYPSVPFNHKSPAKPDVLPTGHRVDDNWKIVISIYALGRMKSVWGDDAEDFRPERWISDNGMLRHEPSHKFLAFSAGPRSCLGKKLTFLQIKTVAVKIIQKYEIEVVEGQKSEPVPSVLLRMQHGLKVSVTRM; this comes from the coding sequence ATGGCGATCAACATAGGTTTGATTGAAATCTGCACAACATTCATTTTCTTCCTTGTCCTCCTAGGTTTCTTACATCACAAGAAAACGCCGAAGTATTTGCCCACGAACTGGCCGGTCCTTGGGATGCTTCCGGGACTGCTCGTCCATATCAATCGTATCTATGACGCGATCACCGAGCTTCTTGAGGCCTCCAATATGACGTTTTGTTTCAAAGGGCCATGGCTTAGTGGAACTGACATACTGATCACTGTTGATCCGGCGAATATCCGTTACATTCTAAGTTCAAATTTCGATAATTACCCCAAAGGGATGGAGTTTAAGCAGATCTTTGAAGTCTTGGGAGATTCTATTTTCAACGTTGACTCGGAGTTGTGGGAGGATATGAGGAACTCGTCTCATGCCATTTTCAGCCATCAAGATTTCCAAAGGTTTTGGGTGAATACAAGCGTAAGCAAATTGAATCAAGGGCTTGTACCTATTCTCGAAAACGCTGTTGAGAAAAACATCATCGTCGACTTGCAAGATCTGTTCCACAGATTCTTGTTTGATACGTCTTCGATTTTAATAACCGGGTATGATCCAGGATGTCTCTCCATCGAAATGCCTAAGGTTAATTTCAGTGACGCTGTGGACGGTGTTGCCGATGGGCTTTTCTACAGACATGCCAAGCCAGTTCTGTTTTGGAAGCTCCAGTATTGGATTGGAGTTGGAGTAGAAAAAAGCATGAGAAGAGGTATCGCGGTGTTCGATGAGATGCTCCAGAAGATCATATCAGCTAAACGAGAGGAGATCAAAATTCATGGGATTCGTGACTCAGAAGGAGAGGCCATGGACGTTTTAACGTATTACATGACTATAGACACGACCAAGTATAAACACTTGAAACCAAGTAACGATAAATTCATCAGAGACACTATTTTGGGGGTTTTGATAGCGGCAAAAGACACAACAAGCTCAGCTCTCTCTTGGTTCTTCTGGCTTCTCTCCAAGAACCCTGAAGCAATGATCAAGATTCGACAAGAGATTAACAACAAGATGCCAAAGTTTAATCCAGCAGATTTAGACAAGCTCGTGTATCTAGACGGTGCCGTGTGTGAGACGCTAAGGCTATACCCATCAGTCCCATTTAACCATAAGTCACCGGCAAAGCCAGACGTGCTTCCCACTGGGCATAGAGTCGATGACAACTGGAAGATAGTTATATCTATTTATGCATTGGGGAGGATGAAATCTGTTTGGGGAGATGATGCAGAAGATTTCAGACCAGAGAGATGGATTTCAGACAATGGAATGTTGAGACATGAACCTTCACATAAGTTCTTGGCGTTTAGCGCTGGTCCAAGAAGTTGCTTGGGGAAAAAGTTAACGTTCTTGCAGATAAAGACAGTGGCTGTgaaaatcatacaaaaatatgaGATTGAGGTCGTTGAAGGTCAAAAATCTGAACCAGTTCCTTCTGTTCTTCTTCGCATGCAGCATGGTCTCAAAGTTAGTGTCACAAGGATGTAG
- the LOC103833723 gene encoding uncharacterized protein LOC103833723, protein MSAAMDRALMALSLEDEEEEVPFAMPELPGFSRGSGRRKIELGRVALSEEKFQFIFKNEHDLIDVLEKGVQTFNDWTIILERWVENPPDDYLQYIPLWVQISKIPVNYYTEAALMTLGEMLGEVKVMAFDPTKPITQPFIRVQIRFNVANPLKMARVLDMGGGKTHTIHFDYEKFQKRCYTCKRLNHEKKFCPLKIKKRQSDALQRKERIIAEKSKVNIVLQHNDPLFGVLEEEQVGLNPNTGRPKIASEVLEEMRRFLLADTGETLAIKVDKVKKSVREAEKDPLLQKTILRLEQAPVLTTDLNNGKGPVFDFGDKEIDRRNWDLNAKPTKLLADSMKANRNVLLSEAATRFNSGSNVEAEGSTWTHFLTVLRCFELGSLNLVLPGLLENGCRLGEGLHELKDSASC, encoded by the exons ATGTCGGCAGCTATGGATAGGGCTCTCATGGCTCTCTCACTGGAAGATGAGGAAGAGGAAGTTCCGTTTGCCATGCCGGAGCTCCCTGGATTTA GCCGAGGAAGTGGCAGAAGGAAGATCGAGTTAGGGAGGGTAGCGCTGTCGGAAGAAAAGTTCCAGTTCATCTTTAAAAATGAGCATGATCTGATAGATGTGCTAGAGAAAGGAGTTCAGACCTTCAATGACTGGACGATTATCTTGGAAAGATGGGTGGAGAACCCGCCTGACGATTATCTCCAGTATATCCCTCTCTGGGTCCAGATAAGCAAAATTCCTGTCAATTACTACACAGAGGCTGCTCTCATGACGCTAGGGGAGATGCTAGGTGAAGTGAAGGTTATGGCCTTCGATCCGACGAAGCCTATCACGCAACCCTTCATTAGGGTTCAGATTCGTTTCAATGTTGCTAATCCCCTGAAGATGGCGAGGGTTCTGGATATGGGAGGAGGCAAAACTCATACGATTCACTTCGATTACGAGAAGTTCCAGAAGAGATGCTATACCTGCAAGAGGCTGAATCATGAGAAAAAATTCTGTCCGCTGAAGATCAAAAAACGTCAATCTGATGCTCTGCAGAGAAAAGAAAGGATCATAGCAGAAAAGTCCAAAGTCAACATTGTTCTGCAACATAATGACCCTCTTTTCGGGGTGTTGGAAGAAGAGCAAGTAGGACTGAATCCAAACACAGGAAGGCCGAAAATTGCTAGTGAAGTGTTAGAGGAAATGAGAAGATTTCTACTTGCTGATACGGGTGAAACTCTGGCTATCAAGGTTGACAAGGTGAAGAAATCAGTTAGAGAAGCTGAGAAAGATCCTCTGTTACAGAAGACCATTCTAAGACTAGAGCAAGCTCCGGTTTTAACTACGGATTTAAACAATGGCAAAGGACCAGTGTTTGACTTCGGAGATAAGGAGATTGACAGACGTAATTGGGACCTCAACGCCAAGCCGACCAAACTCTTGGCTGACTCCATGAAAGCTAACAGAAATGTCTTGCTGTCAGAGGCTGCGACTAGATTCAATAGCGGTTCGAATGTTGAGGCTGAAGGTTCTACCTGGACACATTTTCTGACAGTCTTACGGTGTTTCGAGTTGGGTTCTCTGAACCTTGTTCTTCCGGGACTGTTAGAAAACGGGTGCCGGTTAGGAGAAGGCCTCCACGAGCTCAAAGACAGCGCCAGTTGTTAG